A window of Ptychodera flava strain L36383 chromosome 1, AS_Pfla_20210202, whole genome shotgun sequence contains these coding sequences:
- the LOC139141175 gene encoding arylsulfatase J-like — protein sequence MILLPRYLCVLLSVFVSSGVQQSAAQSRPHIILIVADDLGWDDVSFHGSDQIPTPNIDDLAYNGVILHNYYVQPICTPTRAALMTGRHPIHLGLQHDVIMGAMPSGLPLNETIFPQYFKKLGYSTHMVGKWHLGFFAWQYTPTFRGFDSFFGYYNGKEDYYDHMTLENEYMGYDLRDNVSVRHSLDGQYTTELFTTKVEDIIKQNNNQQPLFLYLAHLAVHSANPSQPLEAPDKYVKRFPHIQDKNRKMFAAMASALDDSIGNITKTLKDTGLYNNSIIVFTTDNGGPAAGFDRNYASNWPLRGIKATLWEGGVRGTGLIHSPLLEKSGIIQEGMVHVCDWLPTLYHAAGGNVSELPQNLDGVNLWDTLSMGTASPRNEILHNIDPITQTAALRVGKYKVIIGDVYKGKWDGWFKPEQVTDGIRPDHSSQDMRAAIIECGHKPSNASTNCKPTKSPCLYNIKNDPCEYNNIANMYPDILKELLSRLDEYNATAVLPWFPPDDPRADPKLHGGVWSPWVNLTTL from the exons atgattttattaCCGAGATATCTCTGTGTTCTTCTGTCTGTGTTTGTGTCATCTGGTGTACAGCAGTCTGCAGCACAGTCAAGACCACACATCATTCTCATTGTGGCTGATGATCTG GGATGGGATGATGTGAGTTTCCATGGATCTGATCAGATTCCCACTCCAAACATTGATGACCTGGCTTACAATGGAGTCATATTACATAATTACTATGTACAGCCAATCTGTACACCAACCAGGGCTGCTTTGATGACAGGCAGACATCCTATACATCTTG GTTTACAGCATGATGTCATAATGGGAGCAATGCCATCTGGTTTGCCGCTGAATGAAACCATATTTCCACAATATTTTAAGAAATTAGGATACTCTACACACATGGTTGGCAAG TGGCATCTGGGATTCTTTGCCTGGCAGTATACACCAACATTCCGTGGATTTGATTCCTTCTTTGGTTATTACAATGGAAAAGAAGATTACTATGATCACATGACTTTAGAG AATGAATACATGGGTTATGATTTACGTGACAATGTCAGTGTCAGACATTCACTTGATGGACAGTACACCACTGAACTGTTTACAACCAAAGTTGAAGACATCattaaacaaaacaacaatCAACAG CCTCTTTTTCTATATCTAGCTCATTTAGCCGTCCACAGTGCCAATCCCAGTCAACCACTGGAAGCACCTgataaatatgttaaaagatTTCCACATATTCAAGATAAGAACAGGAAAATGTTTGCAG CAATGGCATCTGCATTAGATGATTCCATTGGAAATATCACAAAGACTCTCAAAGACACCGGACTTTATAACAATTCTATCATCGTATTCACCACTGACAATGGAGGACCTGCTGCTGgttttgacagaaattatgcTTCAAACTGGCCTCTCCGAGGCATCAAAGCTACACTCTGGGAAGGTGGTGTCAGAGGCACTGGACTTATCCATAGCCCTCTCCTGGAAAAGTCTGGAATAATTCAGGAAGGAATGGTCCATGTTTGTGATTGGTTACCAACACTCTATCATGCAGCAGGTGGTAACGTTTCAGAATTACCACAGAATTTGGATGGTGTCAATCTATGGGACACTTTGTCCAT GGGCACTGCATCACCAAGAAATGAAATACTTCACAACATTGATCCAATAACTCAGACAGCGGCACTAAGAGTTGGAAAGTACAAAGTCATCATTGGTGATGTCTACAAGGGCAAATGGGATGGTTGGTTTAAACCTGAACAAGTCACAGATG GAATCAGACCTGATCATTCTAGTCAAGATATGAGAGCAGCCATCATTGAGTGTGGTCACAAACCCAGCAATGCATCAACAAATTGTAAACCAACAAAATCACCGTGTCTTTATAACATCAAGAATGATCCATGTGAATACAACAACATTGCCAATATGTATCCTG acattttgaaagaattactaTCAAGACTTGATGAGTACAATGCTACAGCTGTGTTGCCATGGTTTCCACCTGATGATCCCAGAGCAGATCCCAAACTACATGGTGGAGTTTGGTCACCTTGGGTCAATCTAACAACATTGTAA